TTCGATGTTGTCATCCAGTCTAAGCCGCAATCCGGACCCGGCCGTCACCACTGGCGGCCCAGCACCAAGCCGACCCAGGCGGCGGTTAGGCAAAGCACCACGCTCGCAATGACGTTGACCAGGGCCTCCGCGCCCTTGCCCTGCTCAATCAGGGCCAGGGTCTCCATGGAAAACGTAGAAAAGGTGGTGAAGGAGCCCAGCAGCCCCACCAGCAGGGCGGCCCGCCACACCGCGTCCACGTCCATGCGCTCCACCAGCAGCACAAACAGCAGCCCCATGACCGCGGAGCCCCCCACGTTCACCACCAGAGTGCCATAGGGGAAGCCCCGCCCGGCGAGGGCGTAGACCGCCGTGGACACGCCGTAGCGCATCACCGCCCCCAGGGCGCCGCCTGCGGCGATGGCCACCAGTTGTTTCATCATGGCGGCCGTCTCAATCGTCTTCACCAGAGGCCCGGGCCTCGCGGTTCAGGCGGCGCAGGTGTTCCAGCTTCTCGCCGATGCGCATCTCAAGGCCCCGGGGCACGGGCCGATAATAGCGCCGTGCTTCGACGCCCTCGGGGAAATAGGTCTCGCCGGCGGCGAAGGCCTCCGGCTCGTCGTGGGCGTAGCGGTACTCGCGGCCGTAGCCCAGCTCCTTCATCAGCCGCGTGGGAGCATTGCGCAGGTGCACGGGCACCTCGGCGGAGGCTCCTTCGCGCACGTCGGCCATGGCGGCGTTGAAGGCCTTGTAGACGGCGTTGCTCT
Above is a window of Gammaproteobacteria bacterium DNA encoding:
- the crcB gene encoding fluoride efflux transporter CrcB, which codes for MKQLVAIAAGGALGAVMRYGVSTAVYALAGRGFPYGTLVVNVGGSAVMGLLFVLLVERMDVDAVWRAALLVGLLGSFTTFSTFSMETLALIEQGKGAEALVNVIASVVLCLTAAWVGLVLGRQW